From Balneola sp. MJW-20:
AAAGGGACTCCCTGATGTTTTCAACATCAACCAAAAACCGTGGATTCAACCGGAAAATGCTAAAGCTGACGCGATCCGGAATACCATTCATAAATGTCCGACCGGTGCACTACAGTATGAGATGCTGAATTCAGCACAAAAAGAAACTCCACCGGAGATCAATATAGTCCGTTTAGCCGAAGATGGTCCTGTTTACATACACGGTGACATTGTTATAGAAGACCTCGACGGAAATGAACTCATGAAAGATACGCGGGTGGCTATGTGTCGCTGCGGACTTTCTTCCAATAAACCCTTCTGTGATAACTCACATATTGAAGGAGCATTTAAAGCGGATACTTCTTTCAACCCGGAACGGCTACAAACTGAACCTGTCACCGGAAAAGGTGGTGAACTTCGGATCAAACTCTTTCCCAACGCTCCTTTTCTCGTACAGGGACACTACACCTTAACCGGAAAAGACACCGATAAAGAGCAAAGCAGTAAAAAAATGAGTTTTTGCAGATGCGGTGCCTCTTCTACCAAGCCATTCTGTGATGGCTCTCATAAAGAAATTGGTTTCAATTCAGAAGCATGAGTTCAGTCTATTTTATGAATAATCCAAAGGTGGTGATCGCAATTGCAGCTTTCCTTATGGCTATAGCTGTTGCCGCCGGGGCATTTGGTGCTCATGCACTACGGAATGTGCTTAGTCCTGAAAGAATGGAAACCTGGGAAATTGCTGTACTTTATCATTCATTTCATGCACTGGGACTCATCCTCATAGCCCTTGCAGGAAATTATTTTCAGGTAGATGTGGGTATCCCGACTTCACTCATCCTGGGGGGCATCCTTGTTTTTTCCGGAAGTCTGTACGCACTTTGCCTGACCAATACCGGCTGGCTGGGAGCGATCACACCTATCGGCGGACTTGCTTTCATTACAGGATGGATCTGGCTTGGCGTTCAACTGATCCTGGCTGAACCCGGTAGCGGAAGCTGACCTCTCATTCCCTAAAAGGTTGCTTATGGACATTCAGACCTTTTACGAATTCTGTATGAGTCTCCCGGGAACTTCTGATGGCTTTCCCTTTGACGAAGATACACTGGTACTCAAAGTCATGGGTAAGATATTTGCCATTACCAATGTGGAGAAGTTCAATGGCATCAACCTGAAATGTGATCCTGTAAAAGCCATCGAATACAGAGCAGAATATGAAGAGGTTCAACCCGGTTATCATACTAATAAAAAGCACTGGAATTTTGTGGATCCCCGGGGTTCACTGGACGATGAATTGCTATTCAACATGATTGAGGATTCTTATAACCTGGTAGCTGCCACACTCCCTAAAAAGCTAAAAGAAGAACTGGACGCATTATCGGGATGAACTCATTCCGGGAATCAGCCGGCCAAAGGTTTTTTTGAGGAAATGCACAAAAAACCGGTATTGGCCAAAAAGGGTGCCATAGATCAGCAGCAACACATTATAGGCCGGCAAAACTGTTAAGATCCAAATGATGGTACGGTACCAGAACGGATCTGTATTTTCCACTCCAAAGATCGCAAACAGATACTTTTTGATATATAATGAAGTAAAACCTGTACACGCAAAAACGATCAGGATCACGAACACCTGCAGGGTACTTTCTATCTTCCATCGTTTTTTTAGCCTTTCTACCATCTTATCTACAGTAAAAATAAATTAATTAACAAACACTTAAGTTTTATTATATCAATAGTTTATATACTTACCTATAAACTATTGCCTCCCATTAAGAACCAAAGTTCTTGCAATTACCTTCCCTGCCGATTAGTTTCTTCTTCTAGCATAAGTTATGACATATATCAGAGTAACCCCGACTGCGTATGCGTGAACTTTTAATGGAGACTGTAGGTACATTTTTTCTTGTACTCGCGATCGGGCTTACCGGTGATATTTATACGATTGGAATCATACTAACTGCAGTAACCTACCTGGGTTATAATTTATCCGGCTCCCATTTCAATCCTATTATAAGTTTTGCTCTTTATCTTCGTAAAGAGATCCGACTGAACACCTTTCTTTTCTACACTCTTTCCCAGTTCACAGGTGCTTTTCTGGCTTTTGCTTTGATCTATTACTTTGCCGGCACCGTTTTTTATATGGATACCCCGAGTGGCTCGGATGTTTATCAACAGGTTGTAGCTGAAGCACTTTTTGCTTTTCTATTTACATTGGTGTTTATCTACCTGCAATTGTCACCGAGACAGAAACACAGTTATTTTAACGGTATCATTATAGGTATTACTTTTTCCGGTGTCATTGCTTTGGTACACCAGATCTCCGGCGGGTATGTTCACCCATTTGTATTCCTTGGCAGCGCAGCCGTTGATCTTGTGAAGGGAGGAAATTCTTATGAGCTGGCTCATATTTTCACTATTCCCTCTTTAACCGGGGCTACCATTGCCGCCTGGATCTATTCTTATTTAAAGGACTGACGGGAAACCGGCAGATCAAAGTAAAAACGGCTGCCCTTTCCAGGCTTACTTTCTACATAGATCTCTTCGTTATGAGCATTCAGAATACTTTTGACAACAGATAAACCGAGTCCGGTCCCTCCTTTATCTCTCGACCGTGCTTTATCCGTTCGGTAAAAACGGTCAAACAGACGACTCAGATGTTCTCTGCTGATACCAATGCCGCTATCTTCCACACTAACCCTTACATGATCATATAACCGCTCCACAGATACCTTGACGCAGCCCTCATTCGTATACTTGATACCATTAGAAATTAGATTATCCAGAACCTGTTCGATCTTATCCGGGTCCGCATTTACTATAAAATCGCCGTCGACTTCTGTTTTGATCTCCAGTCCTTTATCCTGAGCAATGGGCTGATACGCATTTACGGCATCCTTAATGGTTCGGCTCAGATCAAAGGCCTTTTTGCTGAGAAAGCTCTGATCAAAGTCATATCGCTGCAGTGACTTAATATCCTCAAACAGTCGGTTTATCCTTCCGATCTGCTTCTGAGCCGTTTTCATATACTGTGATTTCTTTTCCTGATCCAGGCTTCTGAGTTCCAGCATCTCCAAGGCGCCGGATATAGTATGTAGAGGATTACGAACCTCATGTGTAATATCAGCAAAGAACTGACTCTGTTTCTCATTCAGGTTCTTCAGCTTTTCATTATCAGCTTTAAGATTGACCGCCATTTGGTTTAGGCTTTCAGCGAGGGTGCCGAATTCATCTTTTCGGGTGGTCTGAATTTCACGATCCAGATTTCCTCTGGCAATATCCAGGGCAGCTTCATTAAGCTGCAGAATGGGTTTTGAAATATAACGGGCCACAAAGTAACTGACGATGATCACGGCACCGATAGAAAAGATCATACCCGCATAGATAATATGCCGGATACTGGCCACCACTGCGTAATAAACACTTTTCAATTGGCTGATCCGAGCGTAAACGGTTTTTTCTCCCGGATCCTGAAGCCTGATATAGGAAATCAGTTTTTCACCATTCTCGGTGTTATATATCACCGGTTCGCCGGGGTTCCGATCCAGCTCCTGCTTTAGTTTTGGCTCAATTT
This genomic window contains:
- a CDS encoding DUF423 domain-containing protein — its product is MNNPKVVIAIAAFLMAIAVAAGAFGAHALRNVLSPERMETWEIAVLYHSFHALGLILIALAGNYFQVDVGIPTSLILGGILVFSGSLYALCLTNTGWLGAITPIGGLAFITGWIWLGVQLILAEPGSGS
- a CDS encoding aquaporin, whose translation is MRELLMETVGTFFLVLAIGLTGDIYTIGIILTAVTYLGYNLSGSHFNPIISFALYLRKEIRLNTFLFYTLSQFTGAFLAFALIYYFAGTVFYMDTPSGSDVYQQVVAEALFAFLFTLVFIYLQLSPRQKHSYFNGIIIGITFSGVIALVHQISGGYVHPFVFLGSAAVDLVKGGNSYELAHIFTIPSLTGATIAAWIYSYLKD
- a CDS encoding DUF6787 family protein → MVERLKKRWKIESTLQVFVILIVFACTGFTSLYIKKYLFAIFGVENTDPFWYRTIIWILTVLPAYNVLLLIYGTLFGQYRFFVHFLKKTFGRLIPGMSSSR
- a CDS encoding MmcQ/YjbR family DNA-binding protein — protein: MDIQTFYEFCMSLPGTSDGFPFDEDTLVLKVMGKIFAITNVEKFNGINLKCDPVKAIEYRAEYEEVQPGYHTNKKHWNFVDPRGSLDDELLFNMIEDSYNLVAATLPKKLKEELDALSG
- a CDS encoding CDGSH iron-sulfur domain-containing protein produces the protein METKTFSYESDNIKVTWDKKRCIHAEECVKGLPDVFNINQKPWIQPENAKADAIRNTIHKCPTGALQYEMLNSAQKETPPEINIVRLAEDGPVYIHGDIVIEDLDGNELMKDTRVAMCRCGLSSNKPFCDNSHIEGAFKADTSFNPERLQTEPVTGKGGELRIKLFPNAPFLVQGHYTLTGKDTDKEQSSKKMSFCRCGASSTKPFCDGSHKEIGFNSEA
- a CDS encoding sensor histidine kinase — translated: MNIRSKLAWTYVILLIIGIITISAYSILTIRSFMLEEGARDFERDTEALALAAGSYSKDGTDFAEKIRKEAEFSGYEIAMYDSSGTRFLAFPDSVFTNEGTEIEPKLKQELDRNPGEPVIYNTENGEKLISYIRLQDPGEKTVYARISQLKSVYYAVVASIRHIIYAGMIFSIGAVIIVSYFVARYISKPILQLNEAALDIARGNLDREIQTTRKDEFGTLAESLNQMAVNLKADNEKLKNLNEKQSQFFADITHEVRNPLHTISGALEMLELRSLDQEKKSQYMKTAQKQIGRINRLFEDIKSLQRYDFDQSFLSKKAFDLSRTIKDAVNAYQPIAQDKGLEIKTEVDGDFIVNADPDKIEQVLDNLISNGIKYTNEGCVKVSVERLYDHVRVSVEDSGIGISREHLSRLFDRFYRTDKARSRDKGGTGLGLSVVKSILNAHNEEIYVESKPGKGSRFYFDLPVSRQSFK